One segment of Terriglobia bacterium DNA contains the following:
- a CDS encoding DUF72 domain-containing protein gives MDATTKEWFQADNRNDRYNYLYKPKELEGWKERITQISQQTEKSFVVANNHFKGQAAVNALELKNMLSGERVKAPKPLVEHYSKQLMDIAEPV, from the coding sequence ATGGACGCAACTACCAAAGAGTGGTTTCAAGCCGACAACCGCAATGACCGTTACAACTATCTGTACAAGCCGAAAGAACTCGAGGGCTGGAAAGAAAGGATCACCCAGATCAGCCAGCAAACCGAGAAAAGTTTCGTTGTCGCGAACAATCACTTCAAAGGCCAAGCGGCCGTAAATGCGCTGGAGTTAAAAAACATGCTTTCAGGTGAAAGAGTGAAAGCGCCCAAGCCACTTGTTGAGCACTACTCTAAGCAACTGATGGACATCGCGGAGCCCGTGTAG
- a CDS encoding DUF72 domain-containing protein — translation MGKSWCNKTAAVNPNFQFTAKLFQGFTHMPRGAKSPSPFQLTVSPKDEGLTREGLDSIASEGRLGAVLVQFPVSFKNADDTRDYLFSLVRKFNQYPLVLEIRHESGNDPEILGGLAEEGVGFCNIDQPRLGKSLRGAAHVTAPVGYVRLHGRNYQRVVSSRQPQ, via the coding sequence GTGGGAAAAAGCTGGTGCAACAAGACGGCAGCCGTGAACCCGAATTTTCAGTTCACAGCCAAGCTCTTTCAGGGATTTACGCACATGCCGCGCGGCGCAAAATCACCTTCACCATTCCAACTCACCGTAAGTCCCAAAGATGAAGGCCTGACCCGCGAAGGACTGGATTCAATTGCCAGTGAAGGACGGCTTGGCGCCGTGCTCGTTCAATTCCCAGTCTCGTTTAAGAATGCTGACGATACTCGCGATTACCTGTTTTCGCTTGTGCGCAAATTTAATCAATATCCCCTCGTCCTGGAGATCCGGCACGAGAGTGGGAATGATCCAGAAATACTAGGCGGGCTTGCCGAAGAAGGAGTGGGCTTCTGCAATATCGACCAACCACGATTGGGAAAATCACTGCGCGGGGCCGCGCACGTGACAGCGCCAGTCGGTTATGTGCGCCTGCATGGACGCAACTACCAAAGAGTGGTTTCAAGCCGACAACCGCAATGA
- a CDS encoding DUF499 domain-containing protein has translation MALKPWYKVITPREDLRDNRPLDASEFAVHLDHVRDNRAPADYQEPQRFFDRTFLTKNLTDLVVGVVRRLSGVRVETSAIYNLTTQFGGGKTHALTLLYHLARGGTEATKWKGVPSILEAAGVNDVPTSSVAVFVGTEFDSITGRGGNDGTPVRYTPWGEIAFQLGGKEAFATVAKHDQERIAPSTEVIRKFLPKDKASLILLDELLNYMGRNRKSGLTNQLYSFVQNLSEEARAQERLVLAVSLPSLLDEMTPEDEADFDRFQKLLDRLGKAMIMSVETETSEIIRRRLFEWGGLPDEGKKTASEYGEFILNNRTQVPNWFPVDSAREAFAASYPLHPTLLSVFERKWQALPRFQQTRGILRLLALWVAHAYQAGFKGAHKDPLIGMGTAPLDDPIFRSAIFEQLGGAKLEGAVTTDICGKKDSHTIRLDKEAVETIKKARLHQKVATAIFFESNGGQSKTEATLPEIRLAVAEPDIDIGNIETVVETLSTTCYYLSADKNRYRFSLTPNLNKILADRRASVQPKKIEDRLRAEVQKVFQAGTGAERVYFPEKSGQIADRPVLSLVVVSPSQPITEKTTRDFVETATIEHGSSARTFKSGLVWTVPDAPDTLRDEARKVLAWEDIDDEKGELRLDDAQLRQLEENVKKARRDVKEAVWRTYKNLMLLGKDSSWKTIDLGLVHSSAAPSLTDLIVERLRQEGDLEAAISPNFLVRNWPPAFKEWSTKSARDAFFASPQFPRLLNPDSLKDTIARGIENGMLGYIGKKPDGSYAPFHWKSSLSLLDIELSDEAYIIQKETAEAYVTARATSASTLQPQSPITGTPAGLPTASSTPPFSLQPPAVPAPAITEFTRVTWQGDVPPQKWMNFYTKVLSKFATQAGLRIGLRVEIAPQDGVSKQKLDELKIALRELALSDDISTEG, from the coding sequence ATGGCACTTAAACCCTGGTACAAAGTTATAACTCCACGCGAGGACCTGCGAGACAATCGCCCACTCGACGCCTCCGAGTTTGCTGTCCACCTAGACCATGTCCGCGACAATCGTGCTCCAGCCGATTATCAGGAGCCCCAACGATTTTTCGACCGGACTTTCCTGACGAAAAACCTGACTGATTTGGTCGTCGGCGTGGTTCGCCGCCTTTCGGGTGTGAGGGTCGAAACGTCTGCCATTTACAACCTCACCACGCAGTTCGGTGGCGGCAAGACGCACGCATTAACACTTCTTTATCACCTTGCGAGAGGCGGAACAGAGGCGACGAAGTGGAAGGGTGTTCCGTCCATACTTGAAGCCGCAGGTGTAAACGATGTCCCTACCTCGTCAGTCGCTGTCTTCGTGGGAACAGAATTCGATTCGATTACTGGTCGCGGCGGCAATGACGGAACTCCAGTCCGTTACACTCCCTGGGGTGAAATCGCGTTCCAGTTGGGCGGCAAGGAAGCGTTCGCAACAGTGGCGAAGCACGACCAGGAACGCATCGCACCTTCGACTGAAGTGATTCGCAAGTTCTTGCCGAAAGACAAAGCCTCGCTCATTTTGTTGGATGAGCTGTTGAATTACATGGGCCGGAACCGGAAATCTGGCCTGACAAATCAGCTCTATTCATTCGTACAAAACTTATCGGAAGAAGCTCGAGCCCAGGAGAGGTTGGTTCTTGCGGTATCACTCCCGTCGTTGCTGGACGAGATGACTCCAGAGGACGAAGCGGATTTTGACCGCTTCCAGAAGCTGCTCGACCGTCTCGGTAAGGCGATGATTATGTCCGTCGAAACTGAGACTTCGGAGATTATCCGGCGTCGCCTGTTCGAATGGGGTGGTCTCCCGGACGAAGGGAAAAAGACCGCTTCCGAATACGGAGAGTTCATCCTCAACAATCGTACTCAAGTGCCAAACTGGTTCCCGGTTGATTCGGCTCGTGAGGCGTTTGCTGCTAGCTATCCGTTACACCCGACGCTGCTCTCGGTGTTTGAACGAAAGTGGCAGGCGCTTCCGCGCTTCCAGCAGACGCGGGGAATTTTGCGCCTTCTCGCACTTTGGGTCGCCCATGCTTACCAGGCAGGATTCAAGGGGGCACACAAAGATCCGCTGATCGGTATGGGCACAGCGCCTCTCGACGACCCAATCTTCCGCTCAGCCATCTTCGAGCAGCTTGGTGGCGCAAAGCTTGAAGGAGCAGTAACTACGGACATCTGTGGCAAGAAAGATTCGCACACGATTCGATTGGATAAGGAAGCCGTCGAGACGATCAAAAAGGCGCGACTACACCAGAAGGTCGCGACCGCGATCTTCTTCGAGTCAAATGGCGGTCAATCGAAAACGGAAGCCACGCTCCCGGAGATCCGCTTGGCTGTTGCCGAACCCGACATTGACATTGGAAATATCGAAACGGTTGTGGAAACACTTTCGACCACTTGCTACTACCTGTCAGCCGATAAGAACCGTTATCGCTTTAGTCTTACGCCGAATCTCAACAAGATTCTGGCCGATCGTCGTGCAAGCGTTCAGCCCAAGAAAATTGAGGACAGGCTCAGGGCGGAAGTGCAGAAGGTGTTCCAAGCCGGGACAGGTGCGGAGCGTGTTTATTTCCCTGAAAAGAGCGGCCAGATCGCCGACCGCCCTGTCCTTTCGCTAGTCGTCGTGTCGCCAAGCCAGCCAATTACCGAGAAGACAACCAGAGACTTCGTTGAGACTGCCACCATAGAACACGGCAGTTCAGCGCGGACATTCAAGAGCGGCTTGGTTTGGACTGTGCCGGATGCACCCGACACCCTTCGTGACGAGGCTCGGAAAGTTCTAGCGTGGGAGGACATCGATGACGAAAAAGGTGAGCTTCGCTTGGATGACGCGCAGTTGCGGCAGCTTGAGGAGAATGTGAAGAAGGCGCGCCGCGATGTGAAGGAAGCCGTCTGGCGCACGTACAAGAATCTGATGTTGCTCGGGAAAGACAGCAGTTGGAAGACCATCGATCTCGGATTGGTCCATTCGAGCGCAGCTCCCTCATTAACCGACTTGATTGTTGAACGGTTGCGGCAGGAGGGCGACCTCGAAGCCGCGATCAGCCCCAACTTCCTCGTTCGGAATTGGCCTCCTGCATTTAAGGAGTGGAGCACTAAATCGGCTCGTGACGCGTTCTTCGCATCTCCGCAGTTTCCGAGGTTGCTCAACCCGGACAGTCTCAAGGATACGATCGCTCGTGGTATAGAAAACGGAATGCTCGGCTACATCGGCAAGAAGCCGGACGGCAGCTATGCACCATTTCACTGGAAGTCGTCGCTGTCCTTACTTGACATCGAACTTTCTGATGAGGCGTACATTATCCAGAAGGAAACTGCCGAAGCTTATGTCACTGCACGAGCGACGTCGGCGTCAACGCTTCAGCCGCAGTCCCCGATCACTGGCACTCCCGCAGGCTTACCGACTGCATCGTCAACTCCTCCATTCTCTCTCCAACCTCCGGCTGTACCCGCTCCAGCCATCACTGAATTTACACGCGTGACTTGGCAGGGCGATGTGCCACCACAAAAGTGGATGAACTTTTATACGAAGGTGCTGTCGAAGTTTGCTACCCAGGCCGGGCTCAGGATTGGACTTCGCGTGGAAATCGCACCACAGGATGGTGTCTCGAAACAGAAATTGGATGAACTCAAGATAGCGTTGCGCGAATTGGCATTGTCTGATGATATTTCTACAGAGGGCTAA
- a CDS encoding DUF1156 domain-containing protein, translating into MIAQPKRLIEVDLPIKRISEHARREKSIRHGHISTLHIWWARRPLAACRAVICASLWPDPADPLCPESFRQTARQLMAKWAKNHLKLLTHESYERFLTFQNDPGKLNDNRQLQKALLDFIADFSNWDNSAVPEYLDTSRALTQSAHEGLGGAPGTRPLLADPFAGGGSIPLEALRVGADAFASDLNPLPVLLNKVALEYAPKYGQRLVDQVRESAATLRADLERVLRDNYFTEDSSENRLVFFWARTVTCEGPACGYRFPLLRSLWLRQKATRGVALSFVKNPQKKEVDVEVISPTSANSVGGGTSKQGAATCPVCGYTTPVEHIRQQLSERHGGAAEAKLLAVGLAKAGEVGKYYRRPTHDELRQFESARDLYNREKDLTFNGNSLIPTEELNHLRGFFNVVLYGMRAWGDLFSPRQALLMTTLTKLIREAHEALRKTDSEFAEAVATCLALVVGKVAQYNSSCCRWKPTGETLVDMFGRQAIPMVWDFAEAYPFGRSTGDLAQYVDSFCVVLENLVSLQGSSGTVEQSSATKHPLPDDSVDALVTDPPYYDAIPYADLSDYFYVWLRRMLLEVHPQLFGEPLSPKADECVTLAHRAAMYRHKDRSFFERMMTVAMSEGRRYTKPSGIGVVVFANKSTAGWEAMLGALVEAGWVVSASWPIDTEMSSRLRAQDSAVLASSVHLVCRPRENYENTSRTENIGDWRDVLQELPRRIHEWMPRLSEEGVVGADAIFACLGPALEIFSRYSRVDKASGETVTLKEYLEYVWAGVAKEALTVVFKGADASGFEEDARLTAMWLWTLSAGQNGKGGAAGEEAQEEEESETGGNMPKGYVLEFDAARKIAQGLGARLESLTSLVEIKGETARLLPVAERTRKLFGNEEGDSMAPSRKKKAPQMQLGFVAELEQAEVAGTWGAKGAPSLGTTALDRVHQSMILFAAGRGEALRRFLVDEGVGRDERFWRLAQVLSYLYPSSSQEKRWIDGLLARKKGLGF; encoded by the coding sequence GTGATTGCCCAACCCAAACGACTCATTGAGGTTGACCTCCCGATCAAGCGCATCTCGGAGCACGCTCGGCGCGAGAAGAGCATTCGCCATGGGCATATCTCGACACTGCACATTTGGTGGGCCAGGCGTCCACTCGCTGCTTGTCGTGCTGTCATCTGCGCCTCACTCTGGCCTGATCCGGCAGATCCATTGTGCCCCGAGAGTTTCCGACAGACAGCTCGTCAACTGATGGCCAAATGGGCAAAGAATCACCTCAAACTGCTCACGCACGAGAGCTATGAACGGTTTCTCACTTTTCAAAACGATCCTGGCAAGCTGAACGACAATAGGCAATTGCAAAAGGCACTTTTGGATTTCATCGCCGATTTTTCCAATTGGGACAATTCCGCGGTTCCCGAATATCTCGACACCAGCCGTGCCCTCACCCAGTCTGCGCACGAGGGATTGGGCGGCGCACCTGGCACTCGCCCGCTCCTGGCGGACCCATTTGCCGGCGGCGGATCTATTCCGCTCGAAGCACTGCGCGTGGGGGCAGACGCTTTTGCTAGCGACCTCAACCCTCTCCCAGTTCTGCTCAACAAGGTCGCTCTTGAATATGCTCCTAAGTACGGCCAACGCCTTGTTGACCAGGTGCGAGAATCTGCCGCTACCCTACGAGCAGATTTGGAACGAGTATTGCGCGACAACTACTTCACGGAAGACAGCAGCGAGAACCGACTTGTGTTCTTCTGGGCAAGAACCGTCACATGTGAAGGTCCGGCGTGTGGTTACCGGTTTCCGCTTTTGCGTTCGTTATGGCTTCGCCAAAAAGCGACACGGGGAGTAGCTCTATCCTTTGTGAAGAACCCACAGAAAAAAGAGGTGGATGTCGAAGTCATTTCTCCTACTTCGGCAAATTCTGTCGGTGGCGGGACATCAAAGCAGGGAGCAGCCACCTGCCCTGTTTGCGGTTACACGACGCCCGTCGAGCACATCCGACAGCAGCTTTCCGAGAGGCATGGCGGCGCAGCTGAAGCTAAGCTTCTGGCTGTCGGATTAGCGAAAGCGGGCGAAGTTGGAAAGTATTACCGCCGACCTACCCATGATGAACTTCGGCAGTTTGAAAGTGCGAGAGACCTCTACAACAGGGAAAAAGATCTAACGTTCAACGGCAATTCACTGATCCCAACCGAAGAGCTCAATCACCTCCGAGGTTTCTTCAATGTGGTGCTCTATGGAATGCGTGCGTGGGGAGACCTGTTCAGTCCACGGCAAGCTTTGCTCATGACCACATTGACAAAGCTGATTCGTGAAGCGCACGAAGCACTCAGAAAGACGGACTCAGAATTTGCAGAGGCGGTTGCTACGTGTCTCGCCCTAGTAGTTGGGAAGGTCGCTCAATACAACTCGTCCTGCTGTCGTTGGAAGCCCACGGGCGAAACATTGGTAGACATGTTTGGACGTCAGGCAATCCCTATGGTTTGGGATTTCGCCGAAGCGTATCCATTTGGCCGAAGCACGGGTGACCTCGCTCAGTATGTAGATTCGTTCTGCGTGGTGCTTGAAAATTTGGTGAGCCTTCAAGGGTCATCTGGAACAGTTGAACAATCCTCCGCAACAAAGCATCCGTTGCCGGACGATTCTGTTGATGCTCTCGTAACAGATCCACCCTATTACGATGCGATCCCTTATGCCGACTTATCAGATTATTTCTACGTTTGGTTGCGCCGTATGCTTCTCGAGGTTCACCCACAACTTTTCGGTGAGCCGCTGTCGCCCAAAGCTGACGAGTGCGTGACCCTTGCACACCGGGCCGCAATGTATCGTCACAAGGACCGCAGCTTTTTCGAGCGAATGATGACAGTGGCGATGTCTGAGGGACGTCGCTATACAAAGCCATCCGGCATCGGTGTTGTTGTTTTTGCTAACAAGTCTACGGCCGGTTGGGAGGCGATGCTCGGCGCATTAGTCGAAGCAGGCTGGGTTGTCTCTGCTTCTTGGCCGATTGATACTGAGATGTCGAGTCGGCTGCGCGCTCAAGATTCAGCCGTACTTGCTTCATCCGTCCATCTCGTTTGTCGCCCCCGAGAGAATTACGAGAATACCTCACGAACGGAGAACATTGGGGACTGGCGTGACGTATTGCAGGAGTTGCCTCGACGAATCCACGAATGGATGCCACGACTATCCGAAGAAGGGGTTGTTGGGGCGGACGCGATCTTCGCTTGCCTCGGTCCGGCCCTAGAAATCTTCTCCCGCTACTCGCGTGTGGATAAAGCCAGTGGGGAGACTGTCACGCTTAAGGAATACTTGGAGTATGTCTGGGCCGGCGTTGCCAAGGAAGCTCTCACTGTAGTTTTCAAAGGCGCTGACGCGAGTGGCTTCGAAGAGGATGCGCGGCTAACTGCAATGTGGCTTTGGACACTGTCCGCTGGACAGAATGGCAAGGGGGGCGCTGCTGGGGAGGAAGCACAGGAAGAAGAGGAATCAGAAACGGGTGGCAACATGCCGAAAGGGTACGTGCTGGAATTCGATGCAGCCAGAAAGATCGCCCAAGGGCTCGGTGCGCGCCTCGAATCACTAACGTCTTTGGTGGAAATCAAAGGCGAGACCGCCCGCTTGCTGCCGGTTGCAGAGCGCACGCGAAAACTCTTCGGAAATGAGGAAGGCGACAGCATGGCACCGTCGCGAAAAAAGAAAGCACCTCAAATGCAACTCGGATTCGTAGCGGAGTTGGAGCAAGCAGAAGTGGCTGGCACATGGGGTGCGAAGGGAGCTCCAAGCCTGGGCACGACGGCCTTGGACCGAGTACATCAGTCCATGATTCTGTTCGCTGCAGGTCGCGGTGAAGCATTGCGCCGCTTCCTGGTAGATGAAGGTGTGGGACGTGATGAGCGGTTCTGGCGGCTGGCGCAGGTGCTTTCGTACCTCTATCCGTCGAGCAGTCAAGAAAAGCGGTGGATAGACGGGTTGCTCGCCCGAAAGAAAGGTTTGGGCTTCTAG
- a CDS encoding ATP-binding protein encodes MSDPRSVLQAKFVETNRFDNFGTVLTQMRVYGFRCHADTTVEVKSPITAFCGINGTGKSTLLQLAAVAYRNNPKFALSYYIKDFLVVGTLDPSPFKMDARVEYKFWQKDHSLKQLTISRNAAKSNWSGYRRRLERPTQFAGVGLYLPRIEMRDFIVRYASKLKVDSSEGVAEHIKKWTCRIMDQSYDDMQRHTVSYSDRSKAVVSVKRGGNMYSEAHMGCGEGRIQYLVTSLEALPQQSCVLIEEPETSLHPHAQREFGNFLVDVATRRGHQIFLTTHSDPLLAALPSLSTVYIHNSSSGIKVVYGLTSIEAKSLMSKGYDKALNVLVEDDVARAILTELIRRINPTALSTTGIYAAERGAEDLKTTIRTVAEAGLPVAVVLDGDKQPTPKENIFALPGTLPPEKELFASAAVRAFVQVQYGTDLGDFSAGLHGVDHHQWCTRLAHHLAVAEEALVWELARVYAKSVPETLAAALVGQLQEASRKK; translated from the coding sequence ATGAGTGACCCGCGGTCTGTGTTGCAGGCAAAATTTGTTGAAACGAATCGCTTTGATAATTTCGGCACGGTGCTGACGCAAATGAGAGTATATGGCTTTCGCTGCCACGCCGATACGACCGTCGAGGTTAAGAGTCCAATCACGGCTTTTTGCGGGATAAACGGTACAGGAAAATCAACCCTCCTTCAGCTTGCAGCTGTCGCGTACAGAAATAACCCGAAATTCGCCCTTTCTTACTACATCAAGGATTTCCTAGTCGTTGGCACATTGGACCCCTCCCCATTCAAGATGGACGCGAGAGTCGAATACAAGTTCTGGCAGAAGGATCACAGCCTGAAACAACTGACTATTTCTCGTAACGCGGCAAAGTCCAACTGGTCTGGATACCGAAGGCGCCTTGAGCGACCTACGCAATTCGCGGGTGTGGGCCTGTACCTTCCGCGAATCGAAATGCGTGATTTTATTGTCCGGTATGCGTCGAAGCTGAAGGTTGACAGTTCCGAAGGCGTTGCTGAACACATCAAGAAGTGGACCTGCAGAATCATGGACCAGTCGTATGACGATATGCAGCGGCATACAGTTTCTTATTCCGACCGGTCAAAAGCCGTCGTTTCGGTAAAGCGCGGGGGCAATATGTATTCAGAAGCGCATATGGGGTGCGGCGAAGGGCGTATTCAATATCTCGTTACCAGCCTCGAAGCATTGCCGCAACAAAGCTGTGTCCTGATTGAGGAGCCAGAAACATCACTGCACCCTCACGCGCAACGCGAGTTTGGTAATTTCTTGGTTGACGTCGCGACTCGCCGCGGTCACCAGATTTTTCTAACAACACACAGCGACCCACTGCTCGCTGCCCTGCCGTCTTTATCGACTGTGTATATCCACAATTCATCGAGCGGTATAAAGGTCGTTTATGGCCTTACTTCAATCGAAGCGAAGAGCCTGATGTCAAAGGGGTACGACAAAGCACTCAATGTGCTAGTCGAAGACGATGTCGCGCGGGCGATCTTGACTGAACTGATACGACGGATAAACCCGACAGCATTATCGACGACCGGAATCTATGCCGCTGAGCGCGGGGCAGAAGACCTGAAAACGACCATTCGGACCGTTGCAGAAGCCGGCTTGCCAGTCGCGGTAGTTTTGGATGGAGACAAACAACCAACGCCGAAGGAAAATATATTCGCTCTTCCCGGAACGCTGCCACCCGAAAAGGAGCTGTTTGCCAGTGCTGCAGTCCGTGCCTTTGTCCAGGTGCAGTACGGGACGGATTTAGGCGATTTTTCTGCTGGTCTACATGGCGTGGACCACCATCAATGGTGCACCAGACTCGCGCACCATCTCGCTGTCGCCGAAGAGGCTTTAGTCTGGGAGTTGGCCCGAGTTTACGCTAAATCAGTACCTGAGACGTTAGCTGCCGCGCTCGTTGGTCAGCTGCAGGAAGCGAGCCGGAAAAAGTGA